One genomic window of Bradyrhizobium sp. B124 includes the following:
- a CDS encoding GntR family transcriptional regulator — protein sequence MSTKSSPRAPQRPRTASPNRRERVTDLRVAGSAATPTFKPIHTRRTFEEICERIREQLALGVLKPGDKLPAERELAQQLGVSRNVLREALRSLEMAGVLRLQKGVKGGAFIQQGDTRRMNEVMRDMLSLGTISVRELSEARVHVLDLVVQLACANARRADLDALEANIERTELATKEGRLLDRVECSREFYKLLAASTGNKVIAMIVDSVTEIHMRFVYAKVASSGVAMARLAEKRRQFLAALNERDVALASRLLRSHLESVQRMLEQDPGAMSLHVALADVQPGLRR from the coding sequence ATGAGCACCAAGTCAAGCCCTCGCGCGCCGCAGCGCCCCCGCACCGCCTCGCCGAACCGGCGCGAGCGGGTCACCGATCTCCGTGTCGCGGGCTCCGCGGCCACGCCGACATTCAAGCCGATCCATACCCGGCGGACGTTCGAGGAGATCTGCGAGCGCATTCGCGAGCAACTGGCGCTGGGCGTGCTGAAGCCCGGCGACAAGCTGCCGGCCGAGCGCGAACTCGCCCAGCAGCTCGGCGTCAGCCGCAATGTGCTGCGGGAAGCGCTGCGCAGCCTGGAGATGGCCGGCGTGTTGCGGCTGCAGAAGGGTGTCAAGGGCGGCGCCTTCATCCAGCAGGGCGACACCCGGCGCATGAACGAGGTCATGCGCGACATGCTGAGCCTCGGGACGATATCGGTGCGGGAATTGTCGGAAGCGCGGGTGCACGTCCTCGACCTCGTGGTGCAGCTGGCCTGTGCAAATGCGCGGCGCGCCGACCTCGATGCGCTGGAAGCCAATATCGAGCGGACCGAGCTTGCGACGAAGGAAGGCCGGCTGCTCGATCGGGTCGAATGCTCGCGCGAGTTCTACAAGCTGCTCGCGGCCTCGACCGGCAACAAGGTGATCGCGATGATCGTGGACTCGGTCACCGAGATCCACATGCGCTTCGTCTATGCCAAGGTCGCTTCCAGCGGGGTCGCGATGGCACGGCTGGCCGAGAAGCGGCGGCAATTCCTGGCGGCGCTGAACGAACGAGACGTGGCGTTGGCAAGCCGGCTGCTGCGGTCGCATCTCGAATCCGTGCAGCGCATGCTGGAGCAGGATCCGGGAGCCATGTCGCTTCATGTCGCATTGGCCGACGTGCAGCCCGGGCTGCGCCGGTAG
- a CDS encoding enoyl-CoA hydratase-related protein: MSNYAKYECLKVEVADKVATVTLYRPEARNAINQKLIRELRTIWDDLADDHAVNAVVLTGAGDFFSVGGDVKAMSERPGGDVLEEGEVHDPMISRRGVTRQLELDKPIIAAINGDAIGLAATHALLCDITVMAEDARIGDTHVSRVGLVAGDGGTVIWPLLIGINKAKEFLIRGTLLKGKEAERIGLVNHVAPRAEVLAKAREIAVELANGPTWAIRWTKLSINQIVKERVNMLLEASMALEQVTFETADHKEATMSFKEKRKPKFGQA; the protein is encoded by the coding sequence GTGTCCAACTACGCCAAGTATGAATGCCTGAAGGTCGAAGTCGCGGACAAGGTCGCGACCGTGACCTTGTATCGCCCAGAGGCGCGCAACGCCATCAACCAGAAGCTGATCCGCGAGCTGCGGACGATCTGGGACGACCTCGCCGACGACCACGCCGTCAATGCCGTGGTGCTGACCGGCGCCGGCGACTTCTTCAGCGTCGGCGGTGACGTAAAGGCGATGTCGGAGCGGCCGGGCGGCGACGTGCTCGAGGAGGGCGAGGTCCACGATCCCATGATCAGCCGGCGCGGCGTCACCCGCCAGCTCGAGCTCGACAAGCCGATCATTGCGGCGATCAACGGCGACGCCATCGGCCTGGCGGCGACCCATGCGCTGCTCTGCGACATCACCGTGATGGCCGAAGATGCCCGGATCGGCGACACCCACGTCTCGCGCGTCGGCCTGGTCGCGGGCGATGGCGGCACGGTGATCTGGCCCTTGCTGATCGGCATCAACAAAGCCAAGGAATTCCTGATCCGCGGCACACTGCTGAAGGGCAAGGAGGCGGAGCGGATCGGGCTGGTCAACCATGTCGCGCCGCGCGCTGAGGTGTTGGCCAAGGCCCGCGAGATTGCGGTCGAGCTCGCCAACGGTCCGACCTGGGCCATTCGCTGGACCAAGCTGTCGATCAACCAGATCGTCAAGGAGCGCGTGAACATGCTGCTCGAGGCCTCGATGGCGCTGGAGCAGGTGACGTTCGAGACCGCCGACCACAAGGAAGCGACTATGTCGTTCAAGGAGAAGCGCAAGCCCAAGTTCGGCCAGGCGTAG
- a CDS encoding acyl-CoA dehydrogenase yields the protein MAAIEASNDDVAGMLRDSLRGFLDEHWRPRGATASSTPDEVSTIWRRLVGQGVAALGATSGEGGLAEILVVVAELGRAGCPAPMWSAALANLAIAGSQDDVVVDLLERLHSGKAIVAFSFGALDRDPEAGSVEVTDLKATGVLRFVEAAGGATHLLVVLDQAHLALIDLDGPGVECVATRAMGAWGLSEVRLNAAPFTRIPVGTVDLDDLRIKGKAALTARAYGAARRAFELAVDYARERHQFGQPIGKFQAIQHKLANCLIALEGVRLILEHTARLHDGGDDDWRYFADCASAFSGNALRQVSLETQHTFGAIGYAEEHEAPIHFKRVHLDTIALGGASDAKRRLAERLLDAGGAGLPQYDLGSAGNALREQVRRWLEQNWTGDTKQAFDQRPFAKREFDASFARDIGETGWIGLGWPEQFGGQARSPLEQIAFMETMERGEAPRIGAAIQANALMMFGTSEQQQRYLPEILRGEAMHGMGYSEPQAGSDLAALRTSAIRDGEHWVINGQKIWTTTWWGKYMFLAARTDKDAKPPHAGISMFIVPMDAPGITIRPSVTMYDGTFANIFYDNVRIPAENLVGEVNGGWKVLTGALAFERGLVGGGIVLKVAHAFEQLRAHVMTKEGDRSLADDPIVRDRMATLASEIEIGRLLMMHCAELAADGMTPPEYGAISKVFSGELMERFGEAALDILGMRAALSEQMPGAIDNGRFEQNLRHSLMWVISIGTNEIQRSLIAQRALGLPR from the coding sequence ATGGCCGCGATCGAAGCGTCGAATGACGATGTCGCAGGGATGCTGCGCGACTCCTTGCGCGGGTTCCTTGACGAGCATTGGCGTCCGCGCGGCGCAACGGCGTCGTCAACGCCGGACGAGGTGTCGACGATCTGGCGCAGGCTGGTCGGGCAGGGTGTTGCCGCGCTCGGCGCGACGAGCGGCGAGGGCGGGCTCGCCGAGATCCTCGTTGTCGTGGCGGAGCTCGGCCGGGCCGGGTGTCCGGCGCCGATGTGGTCTGCGGCGCTCGCCAATCTTGCGATCGCCGGATCGCAGGACGACGTCGTGGTGGATCTGCTGGAGCGGCTGCATTCCGGGAAGGCGATCGTCGCCTTCTCGTTCGGGGCGCTGGATCGCGATCCGGAGGCGGGCTCGGTTGAGGTCACGGACCTCAAGGCAACGGGCGTGCTTCGCTTTGTCGAGGCGGCCGGTGGCGCCACGCATCTTCTGGTCGTGCTCGATCAGGCCCATCTTGCGCTGATCGATCTTGACGGTCCCGGTGTCGAATGCGTCGCGACCCGCGCGATGGGGGCGTGGGGACTCTCCGAGGTCAGGCTGAACGCAGCGCCGTTCACGCGCATTCCCGTCGGGACGGTCGATCTGGACGACCTCCGCATCAAGGGCAAAGCGGCGTTGACCGCGCGCGCTTACGGCGCTGCGCGGCGTGCGTTTGAGCTGGCCGTGGACTACGCCAGGGAGCGGCACCAGTTCGGACAACCGATCGGCAAGTTCCAGGCGATCCAGCACAAGCTGGCCAACTGCCTGATCGCGCTCGAAGGCGTCAGGCTGATCCTCGAGCATACCGCCAGACTGCATGATGGCGGCGACGACGACTGGCGCTACTTCGCCGATTGCGCATCGGCGTTCTCCGGCAATGCGCTGCGGCAGGTCTCGCTGGAGACGCAGCATACATTCGGTGCGATCGGCTATGCCGAGGAGCACGAGGCGCCGATCCATTTCAAGCGCGTGCACCTCGATACGATCGCGCTCGGCGGCGCCTCGGATGCAAAGCGCAGACTTGCCGAGCGACTGCTGGATGCGGGCGGCGCCGGGCTGCCGCAATATGACCTCGGGTCCGCCGGAAATGCGCTTCGCGAGCAGGTCCGGCGCTGGCTCGAACAGAACTGGACCGGAGATACCAAGCAGGCGTTCGACCAGAGGCCTTTCGCCAAGCGCGAGTTCGATGCGAGCTTCGCCCGAGATATCGGCGAGACCGGGTGGATTGGGCTCGGATGGCCGGAGCAGTTCGGCGGCCAGGCACGCTCTCCGCTGGAGCAGATCGCCTTCATGGAGACGATGGAGCGGGGCGAAGCACCACGGATCGGTGCGGCGATCCAGGCTAATGCGCTGATGATGTTCGGCACCTCAGAGCAGCAGCAAAGATATCTTCCGGAAATCCTGCGCGGCGAAGCCATGCACGGCATGGGTTATAGCGAGCCGCAAGCGGGCTCGGACCTCGCGGCGCTGCGCACCAGTGCGATCAGGGACGGCGAGCACTGGGTGATCAACGGCCAGAAGATCTGGACCACCACCTGGTGGGGCAAATACATGTTCCTCGCCGCGCGGACCGACAAGGATGCAAAGCCGCCGCACGCCGGCATCAGCATGTTCATCGTGCCGATGGATGCGCCGGGCATCACCATCCGTCCATCTGTCACCATGTATGACGGCACCTTTGCCAACATCTTCTACGACAATGTCCGGATCCCCGCCGAGAATCTTGTTGGCGAGGTCAATGGCGGCTGGAAGGTGCTGACCGGCGCGCTGGCCTTCGAGCGAGGGTTGGTCGGTGGCGGGATCGTCCTGAAGGTCGCACACGCCTTTGAGCAGCTGCGTGCACACGTAATGACCAAGGAGGGCGATCGGTCTCTGGCCGATGACCCCATCGTCCGCGACAGGATGGCGACCCTGGCATCCGAGATCGAAATCGGCCGTCTCTTGATGATGCATTGTGCCGAGCTCGCAGCCGACGGCATGACTCCGCCGGAGTATGGCGCGATCAGCAAGGTGTTCTCCGGAGAGCTGATGGAGCGTTTCGGAGAGGCCGCGCTCGACATTCTCGGGATGCGCGCCGCGCTGTCCGAACAGATGCCGGGCGCGATCGACAACGGCCGCTTCGAGCAGAACCTGCGGCATTCGCTGATGTGGGTCATCAGCATCGGGACCAACGAGATTCAGCGCAGCCTGATCGCGCAACGCGCGCTCGGGCTGCCGAGATAG
- a CDS encoding CaiB/BaiF CoA-transferase family protein translates to MQKDGDRAPLAGVRVLDFSIMVAGPYCARLLADVGAEVIKIEPPEGDDMRLRTPLREGHSTYFGQLNAGKRSLALDLKNADAIKLVHRMVAEADILVENFRPGVMERLGLGYDALREINPRLIYCSISGYGQSGPAAERAAYAMIVHAESGFDTSLMRYAGDRERPAAGAIFVADILGGIFGYSAIQTAMVQRERTGKGQRVDVALMDCMLNLLVYELQEAQFPIRSPRPTYGPVRTRDGDILIAPVTPRNFAALCEVTGQDELANDPRFATIPARGANWTAMMQVIEQWTERHTGAECIAALDRAGVPCAEYRTPGAALTDAHLRQRGVFGTVSDGAGEFVGVNAPWQMSGADISIGSHVPGIGAQRDDVLSRILGLSPQAIAALAVAGTFGRAPA, encoded by the coding sequence ATGCAGAAGGATGGCGACAGGGCGCCGCTCGCCGGGGTGCGGGTGCTGGATTTTTCCATCATGGTGGCGGGCCCCTATTGCGCGCGGCTGCTCGCCGACGTCGGGGCCGAGGTCATCAAGATCGAGCCGCCGGAAGGCGACGACATGCGGCTGCGGACGCCGCTGCGCGAAGGCCACAGCACCTATTTCGGCCAGCTCAATGCCGGCAAGCGCAGCCTCGCGCTGGACCTGAAGAACGCCGATGCCATCAAGCTCGTGCATCGCATGGTCGCGGAGGCGGACATTCTCGTCGAGAACTTCCGTCCGGGCGTGATGGAGCGGCTCGGCCTCGGCTATGACGCGCTTCGCGAGATCAACCCGCGCCTGATCTATTGCTCGATCTCGGGCTATGGCCAGTCCGGCCCCGCTGCCGAGCGCGCGGCCTACGCGATGATCGTGCACGCCGAAAGCGGATTTGATACATCGCTGATGCGCTATGCCGGCGACCGGGAGCGTCCGGCGGCCGGAGCGATCTTCGTCGCCGACATCCTCGGCGGCATCTTCGGCTATTCCGCGATCCAGACCGCGATGGTACAGCGCGAACGCACCGGCAAGGGGCAGCGCGTCGATGTGGCGTTGATGGACTGCATGCTCAACCTGCTGGTCTATGAGCTTCAGGAAGCCCAATTCCCGATCCGCTCGCCGCGTCCGACCTATGGGCCGGTGCGTACGCGCGATGGCGATATCCTGATCGCTCCGGTCACGCCGCGCAATTTTGCGGCGCTATGTGAGGTCACGGGGCAGGACGAGCTGGCGAACGATCCGCGCTTTGCGACCATTCCGGCGCGCGGGGCCAACTGGACCGCCATGATGCAGGTGATCGAGCAATGGACCGAGCGTCACACCGGCGCCGAATGCATCGCGGCACTGGATCGCGCCGGCGTGCCTTGCGCCGAGTACCGGACGCCGGGCGCGGCGCTGACCGATGCCCATCTGCGTCAACGTGGTGTGTTTGGGACGGTCTCGGATGGTGCCGGCGAATTCGTCGGCGTCAATGCGCCGTGGCAGATGTCCGGCGCCGATATCTCGATCGGAAGTCACGTTCCCGGGATCGGCGCGCAGCGGGACGATGTGCTGTCACGGATTCTGGGATTGTCACCGCAGGCAATCGCGGCGCTCGCGGTCGCGGGCACGTTCGGCAGGGCGCCGGCCTAG
- a CDS encoding MarR family winged helix-turn-helix transcriptional regulator encodes MAADKGTKTSTATDIARDWQLEDGVGFLLRLLEARYDGLYQSMTRQSDITPRQFGVLMALYQLGPLTPSVLAERISCDRNTLSEMLKRMVARRLVSKKNNPDDRRSLQVQITAKGEKALLAVIPAAAELQNIMLAPLRKEDRAHFLKCLLAIAKAPPPDAPSDT; translated from the coding sequence ATGGCAGCCGACAAGGGTACGAAAACGAGCACGGCCACAGATATTGCGCGCGACTGGCAGCTCGAAGACGGCGTCGGATTTCTGCTGCGGCTGCTGGAAGCCCGTTACGACGGGCTCTATCAAAGCATGACCCGCCAGAGCGACATCACGCCGCGGCAATTCGGCGTGCTGATGGCACTGTACCAATTGGGTCCGCTCACCCCCTCGGTGTTGGCGGAGCGGATCAGCTGCGACCGCAACACGCTCAGCGAAATGCTGAAGCGGATGGTCGCGCGCCGGCTGGTCTCAAAGAAGAACAATCCGGACGACCGCCGCTCGCTCCAGGTGCAGATCACCGCCAAGGGAGAGAAAGCGCTTCTCGCCGTCATCCCCGCTGCCGCCGAGCTGCAAAACATCATGCTGGCTCCCTTGCGCAAGGAAGACCGCGCGCATTTCCTGAAATGCCTGCTCGCGATCGCGAAGGCTCCGCCGCCGGACGCTCCGTCCGACACCTGA
- a CDS encoding Rieske 2Fe-2S domain-containing protein yields the protein MLSREDNERLVRVGKGTPLGDLFRLYWIPFLPSADLTKDGQPKRIRLLGEDLVAFRDTEGRVGLVDQACPHRGAPLVFARNEDCGLRCVYHGWKFDVTGAVTDMPAEPVRSRLKERVRIKAYPCKERNGMIWTYMGPDQAELPPLPNLEWNLVPAEQVHISVRVQECNWLQAVEGEIDSAHAPLLHGRLDAQGTTSAWIQKRDLRPTFECIKQDFGMSIAARRNYDANTLYWRVNQFMLPFYTLVPPLSPFPDLSGHAWVPIDDENTLCIMFSYHPSEPLLEKTRQVFAEGHKGRESGHASRHALIQHPVTVPYAGYWTKYNPQNGFQFDYEAQRTTWFSGLPGLWVQDGACQSGVSPIFDRTRETLCSSDTGIAMTRRFILEALGAYRDHAIKPKGVSDPDVFMVRAVSLRLPPEESWVDVGAPFMRAKLGADFGYEL from the coding sequence ATGCTCTCGCGCGAAGACAATGAACGCCTGGTGAGGGTCGGCAAGGGCACGCCGCTCGGCGACCTGTTTCGGCTTTACTGGATTCCCTTCCTGCCGTCGGCAGACCTCACCAAGGATGGACAGCCGAAGCGCATCCGGCTGCTCGGCGAGGATCTGGTCGCCTTCCGCGACACCGAGGGGCGGGTCGGGCTGGTCGATCAGGCCTGTCCGCATCGCGGCGCGCCGCTGGTCTTCGCGCGAAACGAGGATTGCGGGCTGCGCTGCGTCTATCACGGCTGGAAATTCGACGTCACCGGCGCGGTGACGGACATGCCGGCCGAGCCGGTGCGCAGCCGCCTCAAGGAGCGCGTGCGGATCAAGGCCTATCCCTGCAAGGAGCGCAACGGAATGATCTGGACCTATATGGGTCCCGACCAGGCCGAACTTCCGCCGCTGCCGAACCTCGAATGGAATCTGGTGCCGGCCGAGCAGGTGCACATCTCGGTTCGCGTCCAGGAGTGCAACTGGCTGCAGGCGGTCGAAGGCGAGATCGACTCGGCGCACGCGCCGCTGCTGCACGGTCGGCTCGACGCCCAGGGCACGACGAGCGCCTGGATCCAGAAGCGCGACCTGCGGCCGACCTTCGAATGCATCAAGCAAGACTTCGGCATGAGCATCGCCGCGCGGCGCAATTACGACGCCAACACGCTGTACTGGCGCGTCAACCAATTCATGCTGCCGTTCTATACGCTGGTGCCCCCGCTGTCTCCGTTTCCGGATCTGAGCGGGCACGCCTGGGTGCCGATCGATGACGAGAACACGCTCTGCATCATGTTCTCCTATCATCCGTCGGAGCCGCTGCTGGAGAAGACGCGGCAGGTCTTCGCCGAAGGCCACAAGGGCCGCGAGAGCGGCCATGCCAGCCGCCACGCGCTGATCCAGCACCCGGTGACGGTGCCGTACGCCGGCTACTGGACCAAATACAATCCGCAGAACGGCTTTCAATTCGACTACGAGGCGCAGCGCACCACCTGGTTCTCGGGCCTGCCGGGGCTGTGGGTGCAGGACGGCGCCTGCCAGAGCGGCGTCTCGCCGATCTTCGATCGCACCAGGGAGACGCTCTGCTCCAGCGATACCGGCATCGCGATGACGCGGCGCTTCATTCTGGAGGCGCTCGGCGCCTATCGCGATCACGCGATCAAGCCCAAGGGCGTCTCAGACCCCGACGTGTTCATGGTGCGGGCGGTGTCGCTGCGGCTGCCGCCGGAGGAGTCCTGGGTCGATGTCGGCGCGCCGTTCATGCGGGCGAAGCTCGGCGCAGATTTCGGGTACGAGCTGTGA
- a CDS encoding PDR/VanB family oxidoreductase, translated as MADVTQDVLVKRIGYEAERINSYELIARTGGELTPFTAGSHIDLHLPNGMIRSYSLVNDQRERHRYVIAVNKDAESRGGSSFVHDSVKVGDIMTISGPRNNFVLHEEAEHSVLVAGGIGITPLLSMIRRLEALGRRWELFYAARTRAAAAFLDELGPFRSDFRSRIHVDFDDERSGRLFDLPAIVGTAPARAHLYCCGPVPMLAAFEAATADRPSDRVHVEYFQAREAPSTEGGFDVKLARSNRTIAVEPGKTILDALLAAGITANYACSEGVCGTCETRVLEGTPDHRDQFLSKEEQAANKSVMICCSGAKSRTLVLDL; from the coding sequence ATGGCTGACGTGACGCAGGACGTGCTGGTCAAGCGCATCGGCTACGAGGCCGAGCGGATCAATTCCTACGAGCTGATCGCACGGACGGGCGGAGAGCTGACGCCGTTCACGGCCGGCAGCCATATCGACCTGCATCTGCCGAACGGCATGATCCGGAGCTACTCGCTGGTGAACGATCAGCGCGAGCGACACCGGTATGTGATCGCTGTCAACAAGGATGCCGAGAGCCGCGGTGGCTCCAGCTTCGTCCACGACTCCGTGAAGGTCGGCGACATCATGACGATCTCCGGGCCGCGCAACAATTTCGTGCTGCACGAAGAGGCGGAGCATTCGGTCCTGGTCGCCGGCGGCATCGGCATCACGCCATTGCTGTCGATGATCCGGCGTCTGGAGGCGCTCGGGCGCCGTTGGGAGCTGTTCTATGCCGCGAGGACGCGCGCGGCCGCCGCATTCCTCGACGAGCTCGGCCCATTCCGATCTGATTTTCGTTCCAGGATACATGTCGATTTCGACGACGAGCGATCGGGGCGTCTGTTCGACCTGCCGGCAATTGTCGGAACCGCGCCGGCGCGGGCGCATCTCTATTGCTGCGGTCCGGTGCCGATGCTCGCGGCATTCGAGGCGGCGACGGCCGATCGGCCGTCGGATCGCGTGCATGTCGAATACTTCCAGGCGCGGGAAGCGCCCTCAACGGAGGGCGGCTTCGACGTCAAGCTTGCGCGAAGCAATCGCACGATTGCGGTCGAGCCCGGCAAGACGATTCTCGATGCCTTGCTGGCTGCCGGCATCACCGCGAATTACGCCTGCAGCGAAGGGGTCTGCGGCACCTGCGAGACGCGCGTACTCGAGGGCACGCCCGATCATCGCGACCAGTTTCTGAGCAAGGAAGAGCAGGCGGCGAACAAGAGCGTCATGATCTGCTGCTCGGGCGCCAAGTCCCGCACGCTCGTGCTCGATCTCTAA
- a CDS encoding ABC transporter substrate-binding protein, producing the protein MKYLSQIAGVVLLAACASSPASADAARSLKIGVLNDASGPYSDNAGEGSVTAARMAAEDFMLLHPDFKVEIVSADHQNKADVGAAIARRWIDQEKVDAVADVPNSAVGLAVNEVVRGTKAALIASSAASSDLTGKYCSPNTIQWTFDTWAASHTIGAYLVRHGGKKWYFIATDNALGKSMVRDGTAVIGAGGGTVLGSVNVPINNADYASFILQAESSGADVIAFATAGGDTVSLIKQSAEFGLKQSGRTFAALLTTTNDVESSGLAVGEGLIITQPFYWDLNDASRAWSARFSARQRGQSPTAFHAGVYSSVLAYLNAALAAGTNDAPAVIQKLKEKPIDDALFGPVVVRADGRAIHNMYIFKVKSPSASKSKWDLLEQVGVLSGPEAFRPLDQGGCSLVEPPKSN; encoded by the coding sequence ATGAAGTATCTTTCGCAAATTGCCGGAGTGGTCCTGCTGGCCGCCTGCGCCAGTTCGCCCGCGTCGGCGGACGCTGCGCGCTCCCTCAAGATCGGCGTGCTCAACGACGCATCCGGCCCTTATTCGGACAATGCCGGCGAAGGTTCGGTGACGGCGGCCCGGATGGCTGCCGAGGATTTCATGCTGCTTCATCCGGACTTCAAGGTCGAGATCGTCTCGGCCGATCACCAGAACAAGGCGGATGTCGGCGCCGCAATCGCGCGCCGCTGGATCGATCAGGAGAAGGTCGATGCGGTCGCCGACGTGCCGAACTCGGCCGTCGGGCTCGCCGTCAACGAAGTCGTGCGCGGCACCAAGGCGGCGCTGATTGCATCGAGTGCGGCGTCCTCCGACCTGACCGGGAAATACTGCTCGCCCAACACGATCCAGTGGACCTTCGACACCTGGGCGGCCTCGCACACGATCGGTGCCTATCTCGTGCGTCACGGCGGCAAGAAATGGTACTTCATCGCGACCGACAATGCGCTCGGCAAGTCGATGGTGCGCGACGGCACGGCGGTGATCGGCGCCGGCGGCGGCACGGTTCTCGGATCGGTCAATGTGCCGATCAACAATGCGGACTATGCCTCGTTCATCCTGCAGGCCGAGAGCTCCGGCGCCGACGTGATCGCGTTCGCAACCGCCGGCGGCGACACGGTCAGCCTGATCAAGCAGTCCGCCGAGTTCGGGCTGAAGCAGAGCGGACGCACCTTCGCGGCGCTGTTGACCACCACCAACGATGTCGAGTCCAGCGGACTTGCGGTCGGCGAAGGACTGATCATCACCCAGCCGTTCTACTGGGACCTCAACGATGCCAGCCGTGCCTGGTCGGCCAGGTTCAGCGCACGTCAGCGCGGGCAATCGCCGACCGCGTTCCACGCCGGCGTCTACTCGTCGGTGCTGGCCTATCTCAACGCGGCGTTGGCGGCAGGAACCAATGACGCGCCGGCCGTGATCCAGAAGTTGAAGGAGAAGCCGATCGACGACGCCTTGTTCGGGCCGGTCGTGGTGCGCGCGGACGGCCGCGCCATTCACAACATGTACATCTTCAAAGTGAAGAGCCCGAGTGCGTCGAAGAGCAAGTGGGACCTGCTGGAGCAGGTCGGCGTGCTGTCCGGGCCGGAGGCGTTTCGGCCGCTCGACCAGGGCGGATGCTCGCTCGTCGAGCCGCCGAAGAGCAATTGA
- a CDS encoding CoA transferase, translating to MLDQLEADFPEHTPRPVDAPRALEGVRVIDFSHFIAGPFATMILADMGAEVIKIEAPGRGDDLRRYPPVHPDLRHGAPFLWTNRNKRSVALDLKSPEGLKVARELIATADVLVENFSASVMARLGLDYESCRKVKPEIIYCSVSAYGRDGAFSDRLGFDPIAQVESGFVSMNGYADREGVRALSPVMDISTAMMASNAILGALFARERSGQGQAIEVSLFENAVLMTGYATMQSLFSGTDPKRSGNTSPDTCPSGVFLASDCAFYINCGNDKIFQRLMAQVLEREDLAAAEIYATGPDRIRRREELFAILGAAFAQQPWSHWQSRMRAAGVPCGQVRTVGEAIRSPEARERGIVTRIPHETVGWVPNVHLPIRYSRTPIVDPVAAPAVGQHTENVLRELLGYDEAEIARLAAGGAFGSQPSRQDAKP from the coding sequence ATGCTGGATCAGCTTGAAGCCGACTTCCCCGAGCACACGCCGCGCCCTGTCGATGCGCCAAGGGCGCTCGAGGGGGTCCGGGTGATCGATTTCTCGCATTTCATCGCGGGACCGTTTGCGACCATGATCCTTGCCGACATGGGCGCCGAGGTAATCAAGATCGAAGCGCCGGGCCGCGGTGACGATTTGCGCCGTTATCCCCCGGTGCATCCCGATCTCAGGCACGGCGCGCCGTTCCTCTGGACCAACCGCAACAAGCGCAGCGTTGCCCTCGATCTCAAATCGCCGGAGGGCCTGAAGGTCGCGCGCGAGCTGATCGCGACGGCGGACGTCCTCGTCGAGAATTTTTCGGCGAGCGTGATGGCACGGCTGGGGCTCGACTATGAGAGCTGCCGCAAGGTCAAGCCCGAGATCATCTATTGCTCGGTGTCGGCCTATGGCCGGGACGGGGCATTTTCGGACCGGCTCGGCTTCGATCCGATCGCGCAGGTCGAGAGCGGTTTTGTCTCTATGAACGGCTATGCCGACCGGGAGGGCGTGCGCGCGTTGTCACCGGTGATGGATATCAGCACCGCGATGATGGCCAGCAATGCGATCCTTGGCGCGTTGTTCGCGCGCGAGCGGAGCGGGCAGGGCCAGGCCATCGAGGTGTCGTTGTTCGAGAATGCCGTCCTGATGACCGGCTACGCGACCATGCAGTCGCTCTTCAGCGGCACCGATCCGAAGCGAAGCGGCAACACCAGCCCGGACACCTGTCCGTCGGGTGTGTTCCTGGCCAGCGATTGCGCCTTCTATATCAACTGCGGCAACGACAAGATCTTCCAACGCCTGATGGCGCAGGTTCTCGAGCGCGAGGACCTCGCGGCGGCCGAGATCTATGCAACCGGCCCGGATCGAATCCGCCGGCGCGAGGAGCTGTTCGCGATCCTTGGCGCCGCCTTTGCGCAGCAGCCCTGGTCGCACTGGCAATCGCGAATGCGGGCGGCCGGGGTGCCCTGCGGTCAGGTACGCACCGTCGGCGAAGCGATCCGCTCCCCGGAGGCAAGGGAGCGCGGGATCGTCACCCGGATCCCGCACGAGACGGTGGGTTGGGTGCCGAACGTGCACCTGCCGATCCGCTATTCGCGGACGCCGATCGTTGATCCCGTCGCGGCACCGGCCGTCGGGCAGCACACCGAGAATGTCCTGCGTGAGTTGCTCGGCTACGATGAGGCGGAGATCGCGCGCCTTGCCGCAGGCGGTGCCTTCGGCAGCCAGCCCTCGCGACAGGATGCCAAGCCGTGA